The following DNA comes from Alnus glutinosa chromosome 6, dhAlnGlut1.1, whole genome shotgun sequence.
actacTACAACTTTCTTATAAACCAAAACGACAATtcacattttatgaaaataaatgtcgTGTGCATtgccacgtcagtttgtaaatgtAATAAGTAGCATGTGGAGTACTGCCATGTACGTGACAATTTTCATTTTAGAGGCATACGTGATAAATGTCACGTGAACTGTTATGTCAGTTCGTAAGGGACTTGGCTCGAGACTTGAGTGGTAAGGTATAAGGTCAGACTCATTACCTTGAGTCCACACAATTCATCCTTACAGCCATGCCTGTGGGCAAAATCTAACTTTTACCAAATTAGTGTGGACAGCtcgttaaaagaaaaaaaaattaataataataattatttatgcCCTCAACTTTGGGCTACAACTGCCACGGATTAATCCAACAACCTACTTCCACCTAAATCTATCTGCCAATAAATGAAGAACTAGAAACGGACTGCAACCCTTTTTTTGCTGCTGGAAAATTACCTTGGTATATGGACACGTATGTTTTTGTCCTGtacttttatattaaatacTTCTTCTTGATCGAGAGATCAGGTCTGCTTCTGCTTTTCAAGAAGAATTCTAATacaagagtcaatcaaaaccaGCTTGACTTCTTTTGTTTCGTTTTCGAAAGATTTTGAGCTGACTACCTTAACTGCTTGAAGCGAAAATCTCtgtcaagaaaaatacaaatggaAGACAACATTATGAATTTAGTTGTGGTTGGAGTCATTTCATGGACAACAGCTTTTGTGTTAACAAGGAGGATGTTCCCAAAGCGCTCGTTTGATTTCAGCAACCGAGTTGTTTCTACAATTCATGCAACTTTAGCTGTAATATTATCGTCTCTCTCCGTTCAAGATTGGAGCTGCCCAGCTTGCCCTTTGGCTTCAAAAGCTTCCCCAAAGCAGGTATAGATCTAACTATCTAAGCGTGAGTAAATTAATTagtagacatatatatatatatgttaatcattatttttcttaatataaCTCTTCTTTGATGGTGGATCTTGAACACTCATGAGCAGATGCAAACTCTGGTAGTGAGCCTTTCTTATATGATGTATGATTTAGTATGTAGCTCCTTTGACAAGCGAATCAGTCTCGACAATTCGATCCACCATCTGGTCAGCATCGTCGGATTTGGAGCAGTCCTGGCCTATGGGAGGGTATTCATCCTTAAACATGCTTACTTATCCTGTTCCTATAATTAATTTTGTGCTTACATGACATTGCATGTTGCATTTTGAAACACAGGAGTAATTTGTTTTAGGGagtactgttttttttttttttttttttttttgaaaatgtattcTTATATGACATAAAAGGTGAaagttgttttgtgttttgagttgtttgttatgtATTTATCTCAAAGAACATAAACCAATATCATTTACAAACATGGCCTTGATTCTTTAGAATTCTTATAGCATTTCCCatcattgttttcaaattaaaatggTTGGAATATATTAAGCCATATTCTTATTAATTTGTGTTTAGTATTAAGATGATAAATGTTGaattgataaaattaaagataCTGATATGACTACAAGTACTCTACACCATAGATtatctcaaaaaaatttaaggatcCAAATTCCTTGAAAGTGGATTGGGAATTGCAAACTCATGATAATTTTTCCCCCCTAAATGTTTGAATATATACCCTATTAGAGGTCACTAGTATATATAttcttccataattttttatttaatatttgatGATTATGTAATCTCATAATGAAGTAAAGAGATGAAAGTAGAGAAAGAGAGGCTTGAAAATTATGCGGCCTACATCTATAGGTGAAAGCCtttaaaagttaaatattttcttgatctCTTTGACGGTGTAtaaatctctatatatttatatagctttacttgtgatttgaataatttaatttaaatacaaacaaatctattaaattaagGGATTTAATTACCTTAATTTAGAGTAACCAAATCATCATTTACCATAAACGATTTCTATCATTATCGATGATAATTTATTGGAAGCTGATAGACGTAACTTTATCATTTCTACCAATTATTCGTTGCAAAACTTTTCTTGGGCTTTTGCGTGCGTACTTCTTCAACTCCAAGTATTAATGTCAT
Coding sequences within:
- the LOC133871813 gene encoding uncharacterized protein LOC133871813, which codes for MEDNIMNLVVVGVISWTTAFVLTRRMFPKRSFDFSNRVVSTIHATLAVILSSLSVQDWSCPACPLASKASPKQMQTLVVSLSYMMYDLVCSSFDKRISLDNSIHHLVSIVGFGAVLAYGRGASEVVAALWVSEISSPFLHMRELLKEFGYRDTDLNLAADILFAVIFTLGRMVGGPYVTYTTLSASNPFVIKAMALSLQLVSAFWLYKIMRMVKYKLTKRASSSTVAPKN